In Rickettsia endosymbiont of Lasioglossum villosulum, the DNA window CAGTTTTTGCTATTTGTACGAACGTCTTGAACTATGAATCATGATAACAATTTAAAACAAAAGAATTCTTACATATTAGGTGTAGGAAAAGCAGGAGCTAAAAATTTAGATTTTCAGCACCAGATGTTAAAGCGGCATTCTATAGGGCAACTTGAAAAAGCTGGTCTAAAAGAAAGCGCCATTATCTGGGATATTGGTTGTGGAAATGGTACAATGACTGAGATCATGGCATCTAGAGTAGGTGATAATGGGCAAGTATATGCAGTTGATATTAGCGAGCAACAAATCCAAATAGCCCAGCAAAGAATTAAGAATGCAGGACTCAAAAATGTTACATTTATAGTTAGTGATCTTTACTCACTATCAAATAATGATTATCCCAAAGCCGATATTGTCTATTCTAGATTACTATTAATGCATCTGAAAAATCCTATTGAAGCTATAAAGCTGATGAGTTCTTTATTAAAAAAAGAAGGGATAATTTCATTACAAGAATCTGATCTAAATTCAACTCTTCAAAAACTAAACAATCAGGAAACTAATGAAAGTTTCAAACGTTATTATAAGCTTGTCACGACTTATGGGCAAATTAACGGAGTTCATTATGACATAGGCAATAAGTTAGCTAATATATGTCAAAGTTTAAATATTTTTTCAAAAGTAGAACATTATATTTCTAGTTATGATTTTAATGAATATAAAGACTTGCTCTTGGCTAGATATGACGAATTTAAAGACAGAGTTGTTTTAGCTCGCTTAATAACTAAAGAAGAATCTCTACAACTTCGAGAGAAGCTGCAAGTTTTTTTTAATAGTGAGGAATTAATAAAGATGAACTTAAAAATTAATCAACATCATTTATTACTGACTATATAAAAGCTAGAAATTAACTCATTATATAGCCTGCTTCATGACAATTTAGCAATAATGTTTTTCACTTCAAACTCATAAGCTTCTTCAAAATTCCAATGAAGTTTGAAAGGAAGTAAAATACTATCTCTTGCCACCCTACCATAAAATTTTTATGCTGCTTGTGAATTTTGTTGCATAAAAAAAGCATCATTTATATACTGTCTTTTTGTGCCTAAGGTTAGCAAAATAGTCTAAATATATGGAAGAAAAGCAAAAGTCTAAACCAACGCTTCGTGCCAGAGCTAATAAAATTAAAGATTTTAAATGCAAAAACTTAATTGCTGTAATTGAGAATCTTGATAATATAAAAAACATTGTTACTAATCAAAAATTGCTTCCTGATACATGGGAAGAAATGCGTGCGGAGCAAAAACTTAATGCTATATCCGTCTCGGCTATAAAATGGAGCTTTGTAAAGATTTTTAAGGATACAAATAGTTGTATGGATCACTTAGATAAGCAAGGCTTTGTTTCGCTTGTTACTTCTCCTCATTTGAAAGGATACAAAAATGTAGTACTTCATGAACACGATTATACTAAGTATAAAAAGCTTGCAATTTGGTTTGGAAATGAAGGAATAGGCATTAGTAAGACTGCAGTTGAAAGGAGCAATATTTGTATTAACATTCCAATGTATGGCATTATTGAGAGCCTTAATTTAGGTACTTCATCTGGTATTATACTATATGAGATTACAAAACAACGGCGTGAATTCCAGTTTAACTTAAAAAATAAAATTGTTACAAATAAAATTAAAAAAAATTTTTAAATTGAAGAAAGAGAAGAGGGGAAGTAAATAATAAATACTTTATATAGATAATTATATACTAGGTCTAATTACAGCATGTCCAAATCTATATTTAAAACGTTGCTTAGTTTTTTTAGTGTATCTATTGTACCGGTACGTGATCCTTTCTCGATAGCAGAAATATATTGTTTAGTTTTACCAATCTTAGTAGCTAGCTGTTCTTGGGAAAGTCCTCTATGTTCACGATAAACCTTAATAGGATTTTCACCACTTAGAATTTTCTGAACTAGTTCTTCAGGGAAATATTCCTCATTTTTAGCAATTCCCTCAAGATATAATTCCTCATCGGTAATATGACGTTCCTTAAAGTTTATAAGCTTATTACTCATTTGTATATTTATCCTCCAACGAGTTATTTCCATAACATGCCAAATTATAGTATAGGCAAAAATCTGCTATACTTAAAAAATCATTTTTTATGTTTATTCCATCATATAATTTTATCTCTTGGAAAGATTTTTTATATATTTCTGTATGAATAAACCCAAGCAAATATAAAGTTCCAAGGCTTGAGGTAAAAATTATACTATTTGGATCGTTTAGTATTATATCCTCAATTAAAATAGTAAAAGTCCCTTTAGGCTCATTTCTTATTTCATCAATTAATTTACGTATATTAGTATGATGGAATGAATTTTGCTCTATAATCTTTGATGTTTGGAAATTATTTTGCTGACAGTAATTATTTATAAGTTCTTTGCAGTGTTTACGATTTTTAGAATTTGAGATAGGTGTAAGGAAGATTATTATTTTTTTGGTATCAAGCATGTGTCCCCGCTGAATATAAACTTAAATTGCTCAAGTTTTAACCACCGAAGAAAATCTTTGGTGGTTGGGGAGTTCGAAAAACCGTAGCAACAGTTCACAATAGATTTTAAGCTTAAAATAATATTCTAAGCTCTGGACATGTCTATTATCACCCCCAACCATAAGTATTGAGGATTGCATTATATAATGGTTAATGTATAACCATGCTACAAGAGGTTTCGAAGCCCCAAAATAGCTTTAACTATTTCAAACACAATTTTATATTCTATTTCCTAAAAAAGTCAATCGGTAAGTGAATTGAGGGTGGCTAGCATTCCTAACTAAGTATAGATATCGTCATTGCGAGGAAAAACTATAAGTTTTGACGAAGCAATCTAGTAAAATGCATAGCATTTTTATTATTTTTTTTGGATTGCCACGCTCCTTGCAGTCGCTCGCAATGACGGGAAGCTGATCCACGTAGGCAACGCCTCTTCTAAATGACAGGAAAACTAATCAATTATTTGTATCTGTAGATCTTTTTTCTTTGCAGTTATTTTTACTATTTTTCCGCTACTTACCTCGCCTGCTAAAATCATCTTAGCTAAGTTATTTTGTATTTCACGCTGGATAAGTCGCTTCAATGGTCTTGCTCCAAAGCTCGGATCATAACCTTTTAAGGCTAAATAGTTTAAAGCTGGTTCATCAAATTCAAGAGTGATATTTTGTGCTGATAAGATTTTCTTTAAACCCTCTAGCTGAATCTTTACTATATCGTGAATATTATTTTGGTTTAATCTATGGAATAATATAATCTCATCTAACCTATTCAAGAATTCAGGCTTAAATACCATCTTCACATATTCCATAACTTGGTCTTTTACCTTATAAGTATCTTCGCCCTCTTTTTGGTTAACGAGTATTTCAGCACCTAAATTAGATGTTAGCACAATAATAGTATTCTTAAAATCAACTGTGATACCCTGACTATCGGTAAGTCTTCCCTCATCTAATATTTGCAGCATAATATTAAAAATATCGGGATGGGCTTTTTCCACTTCATCAAATAATATGA includes these proteins:
- a CDS encoding class I SAM-dependent methyltransferase — translated: MNHDNNLKQKNSYILGVGKAGAKNLDFQHQMLKRHSIGQLEKAGLKESAIIWDIGCGNGTMTEIMASRVGDNGQVYAVDISEQQIQIAQQRIKNAGLKNVTFIVSDLYSLSNNDYPKADIVYSRLLLMHLKNPIEAIKLMSSLLKKEGIISLQESDLNSTLQKLNNQETNESFKRYYKLVTTYGQINGVHYDIGNKLANICQSLNIFSKVEHYISSYDFNEYKDLLLARYDEFKDRVVLARLITKEESLQLREKLQVFFNSEELIKMNLKINQHHLLLTI
- a CDS encoding TrmH family RNA methyltransferase: MEEKQKSKPTLRARANKIKDFKCKNLIAVIENLDNIKNIVTNQKLLPDTWEEMRAEQKLNAISVSAIKWSFVKIFKDTNSCMDHLDKQGFVSLVTSPHLKGYKNVVLHEHDYTKYKKLAIWFGNEGIGISKTAVERSNICINIPMYGIIESLNLGTSSGIILYEITKQRREFQFNLKNKIVTNKIKKNF
- a CDS encoding helix-turn-helix transcriptional regulator; this translates as MSNKLINFKERHITDEELYLEGIAKNEEYFPEELVQKILSGENPIKVYREHRGLSQEQLATKIGKTKQYISAIEKGSRTGTIDTLKKLSNVLNIDLDML